The genomic stretch CTTGCTGGTGCGCTCGGTGTGCATGGTGTTCGATGCCTACCTGGAACAGCAGAATAAGCAGCGATTTTCACGGGTGATCTGACGCGGCCTACTTGGCGATCAGCGACGCCGCTTTTACCGCGTCCTCGGCACTCAAATTCTTCATCACGTCGTTCAAGGACGCATAGGCGGAAGTCAACGCGGCCTGCAGGCCGCCCAATGCGGCTTGCACGCCGCCCAGTTTCGCCTGGGCCTGATCCGGGCTCAGGCGCCTGTCAGCCATGATCGCCGTCATCTCAGCCATTTTTTCCGCGATCTGCTGCTTCAACTGGCGGATCATTTTCAGCAGTTTCTGCACGTTCTCGTCCAGCCCGCTTTCTTCGATATCGTTGTTGGCCGCTTTCTCGGCGTTGGCGGCCTTCAGCGACGCCCCGGAAAAGGTCACGCTCACGCCCTCGGCAGGCTTGGTATCACCAAGCGCAGCCGCCTCGGCCTCTACGCCTGCGGCGCTGGTTTTTTTCGGCTCAAGCAACGTCGGCACCGTGGTGCGGGACGGGAGATTACCGTCGATGGAAAGCATAATGTGAGCCTCCAAGCTCTTGGTCGTTAGCAGTCCATCGGCCGCTGTGTAAAATTCTTTATACCCCTGCCGGTTTTTTGTACAGGCTGGCCTGACAGTCCCTCATTGCGGTACCCTTACGTCTTATGTGTGTTTTCCCACAAGGATTTAAGAAATGTCCGAGCCAGTTAAACTGCGCGCTCATAGCCAGGCTCACTGCAAGGATTGCAGCCTGGCACCCCTCTGCTTGCCACTTTCGTTGAATCTGGAAGACATGGATGCGCTGGACGAAATCGTTAAACGTGGCCGCCCACTGAAGAAAGGCGAGTTCCTGTTTCGCCAGGGTGACAAGTTCGATTCCGTCTATGCAGTACGCTCGGGTGCCTTGAAAACGTTCAGCCTCAGTGACAGCGGCGAAGAGCAGATCACCGGCTTCCACCTGCCCAGCGAGCTGGTTGGCCTGTCGGGCATGGACACCGAGATTCACCCCGTGTCGGCCCAGGCCCTGGAAACCACTTCGGTCTGCGAGATTCCGTTCGAGCGCCTGGATGAGCTGGCCCTGCAATTGCCACAGTTACGCCGCCAACTGATGCGCGTGATGAGCCGTGAAATCCGTGACGACCAGCAAATGATGCTGCTGCTGTCGAAAAAAACTGCCGACGAACGGATTGCCACCTTCCTGGTCAACCTGTCGGCGCGCTTTCGCGCCCGTGGTTTCTCGGCCAACCAGTTCCGCCTGAGCATGTCGCGCAACGAAATCGGCAATTACCTGGGCCTGGCGGTGGAAACCGTGTCCCGGGTGTTCACCCGCTTCCAGCAAAACGAGCTGATTGCCGCCGAGGGCAAGGAAGTCCACATCCTCGACCCGATCCAACTCTGCGCGCTGGCGGGCGGCTCCCTCGACGGCTGATCGCCAGACAAGGGGCGCGACACTTGCGGCCAAGCCAACCGGCCAGGCCGCAGGTATACTGCCGAGTCTTTGCTCCCAGGACTCCCGACGATGGCCTTCGACTCCTTCGACATCAAATCCCTGATTCGCCCCGTCATCGACTTCCCCAAGCCTGGGGTGATCTTTCGTGATATCACGCCGCTGTTCCAGTCGCCCAAGGCCATGCGCCTGGTGGCCGACACCTTTATCCACCGGTATGTTGAAGCCGAGTTCAGCCACATCGGCGCGATGGATGCCCGGGGCTTTTTGATCGGCTCAGTGATTGCCTATCAACTGAACAAGCCCCTGATCCTGTTCCGCAAGCAAGGCAAGCTGCCGGCACAGGTGCTGTCGGAGGGCTATCAGACCGAATACGGTGAAGCCTTCCTTGAAGTACACGCCGACAGCCTGTGTGAAGGGGATTCGGTGTTGATGTTCGATGACCTGATCGCCACCGGCGGCACCCTGATTGCTGCAGCCAACCTGGCGCGGCGCATGGGGGCACGGATTTTCGAAGCGGCGGCAGTTATTGACTTGCCGGAACTGGGTGGCTCGCAGCGTTTGGGGGATATGGGAATTCCTACGTTCTGTTTGACGCAGTTTGGGTTGACCGAGCATTAACTGGCGGTGTTTTTACTGGCCTCATCGCGGGCAAGCCCGCTCCCGCATTGGGCCCCGATCTCCTGTGGCAGCGGGCTTGCCCGCGATGAGGCCAGTGAGAACTGCAGCCATTACAAGCCCATCTGCTTACTGATGATTTCGTTCATCACTTCCCGCGTTCCGCCACCAATCGACAGAATCCGGTTATCACGGTACAGCCGCTCCACCAGGCTGCCACGCATGTAACCAAGGCCGCCAAGGATCTGCAGCGCATCGTACGTCACGCGGTCGGCAGTGTCGGTGGCGAGGTTCTTGGCCATGGAAATCTCCTTGATCACACTCTTGCCAGCCGCCATCTTCGCCGCCTGGCGATAGGTGAACTCGCGAGAAACCTCGACCGCCGTGGCCATCTCGGCCAAGCGATGCTTGAGCACCTGGAACTTGCCAATCGGCTTGCCGAAGGCTTCACGCTGGGCGGCCCAGCTCAAGCTCTCTTCCAACGCCAGCTGGGCCGTCATGTTGGCCATCAATGCCAGGGCCAGGCGTTCGCTCTGGAAGTTGCCCATGATGCAGGCAAAGCCCATGTTTTCAGCGCCAATCAGATTGCCTGCGGGCACCTGGCAATGGTCGAAGAACAACTCGGCAGTGTCCGACGCCCACCAACCCATTTTCTTCAGCGGCTGACCGACGGTGAAGCCAGGCGTGCCCTTCTCGATCAACAACAGGCTGATCCCGGCAAAGCCCGGCCCGCCGGTACGCACGGCGACGGTGTAGTAATCGGCGCGCACGCCACTGGTGATGAAGGTTTTGCTGCCACTGACCCGATAACTATCGCCATCGCGCACGGCTCGGGTCTGCAGGCTTGCCACATCGGAGCCGCCACCGGGCTCGGTGACGGCCAGGGCCATGATCTTCTCGCCAGACAAGACCTGTGGAGCCACACGCTCGCGGACATCGGGGCGTGCCCATTTGACGATGGGCGGCAAGCCGATATCCAGTGACCCCAACCCCGCCACCAGGCCGCCGGAACCACAA from Pseudomonas fluorescens encodes the following:
- the fnr gene encoding fumarate/nitrate reduction transcriptional regulator Fnr, with the translated sequence MSEPVKLRAHSQAHCKDCSLAPLCLPLSLNLEDMDALDEIVKRGRPLKKGEFLFRQGDKFDSVYAVRSGALKTFSLSDSGEEQITGFHLPSELVGLSGMDTEIHPVSAQALETTSVCEIPFERLDELALQLPQLRRQLMRVMSREIRDDQQMMLLLSKKTADERIATFLVNLSARFRARGFSANQFRLSMSRNEIGNYLGLAVETVSRVFTRFQQNELIAAEGKEVHILDPIQLCALAGGSLDG
- a CDS encoding adenine phosphoribosyltransferase yields the protein MAFDSFDIKSLIRPVIDFPKPGVIFRDITPLFQSPKAMRLVADTFIHRYVEAEFSHIGAMDARGFLIGSVIAYQLNKPLILFRKQGKLPAQVLSEGYQTEYGEAFLEVHADSLCEGDSVLMFDDLIATGGTLIAAANLARRMGARIFEAAAVIDLPELGGSQRLGDMGIPTFCLTQFGLTEH
- a CDS encoding acyl-CoA dehydrogenase family protein, producing the protein MPAYQEYFDPSHQLVRDSVRRFVEREILPGIEQWEEAEHFPRELYLKAGAAGILGIGYPEALGGSHEGDLFAKVAASEELMRCGSGGLVAGLGSLDIGLPPIVKWARPDVRERVAPQVLSGEKIMALAVTEPGGGSDVASLQTRAVRDGDSYRVSGSKTFITSGVRADYYTVAVRTGGPGFAGISLLLIEKGTPGFTVGQPLKKMGWWASDTAELFFDHCQVPAGNLIGAENMGFACIMGNFQSERLALALMANMTAQLALEESLSWAAQREAFGKPIGKFQVLKHRLAEMATAVEVSREFTYRQAAKMAAGKSVIKEISMAKNLATDTADRVTYDALQILGGLGYMRGSLVERLYRDNRILSIGGGTREVMNEIISKQMGL